The Mercurialis annua linkage group LG8, ddMerAnnu1.2, whole genome shotgun sequence genome window below encodes:
- the LOC126659446 gene encoding glycosyltransferase BC10: protein MARYRGDKEDGPDRHMGLLKLVQILSFLVIFVAGIILGLAASSHINQYFTSQARLFFTNNIAATKIPGDNCTILKTCKSVDCLSLNTFLHPKNLTHKMSDEELFWRASLIPYKDEYPYSRVPKVAFMFLTRGPLPMLPLWERFFRGHEKYFGIYIHTPRDYVFNVSRDSPFYGRQIPSQDVEWGTVSLVDAEKRLLANALLDFSNERFVLLSESCIPVYNFPTVYRYLVHSEYSFVDSYDDPTRYGRGRYNRKMLPDIKLYQWRKGSQWFEIQRTLAIYMLSDTTYYSIFKKFCRPACYPDEHYIPTYLNMFHGSLNANRTVTWVDWSIGGPHPATYMDINVTESFIQNIRNNRTLCSYNSELTSICYLFARKFHPSALEPLLNLTSTVMEF, encoded by the exons ATGGCAAGGTATAGAGGAGACAAAGAAGATGGACCAGATAGGCATATGGGTTTACTTAAACTGGTTCAAATTCTatcttttttggttatttttgttGCTGGTATTATTTTAGGATTAGCAGCAAGTTCTCATATAAATCAGTATTTTACTTCTCAAGCAAGGCTATTTTTTACTAACAATATAGCAGCAACTAAGATTCCTGGTGATAATTGTACAATTTTGAAGACTTGTAAGAGTGTTGATTGTTTGAGTTTGAATACTTTTCTTCATCCCAAGAATTTGACTCATAAAATGAGTGATGAGGAGCTTTTTTGGAGGGCTTCGTTGATTCCGTATAAAGATGAGTATCCGTATAGTCGAGTGCCTAAGGTGGCTTTTATGTTTTTGACTAGAGGGCCGTTGCCTATGTTGCCGTTGTGGGAGAGGTTTTTTAGAGGTCATGAGAAGTATTTTGGTATTTATATTCATACACCGCGGGattatgtgtttaatgtttcGAGAGATTCTCCATTCTATGGAAGACAAATTCCAAGTCAG GATGTCGAATGGGGAACAGTGTCACTGGTTGATGCTGAGAAGCGCCTTCTGGCTAATGCCCTATTAGACTTCTCCAATGAGCGATTTGTTCTCCTCTCCGAAAGCTGCATCCCAGTCTATAATTTCCCTACAGTCTACCGGTACCTTGTTCATTCTGAATATAGTTTTGTTGACTCATATGATGATCCCACCCGTTATGGACGTGGCCGCTACAACCGTAAAATGCTTCCTGATATTAAGCTCTATCAATGGAGGAAAGGATCTCAATGGTTCGAAATCCAACGGACTTTGGCAATTTATATGCTTTCAGACACAACATATTACTCTATCTTCAAAAAGTTTTGCCGGCCTGCCTGCTACCCCGACGAGCACTATATTCCTACTTATTTGAACATGTTTCACGGATCGCTTAATGCAAATCGTACTGTGACTTGGGTGGATTGGTCGATAGGGGGCCCGCATCCAGCAACATATATGGATATTAATGTTACAGAAAGCTTCATtcaaaatattagaaataacaGAACACTATGCTCTTATAATTCTGAGTTGACATCGATTTGTTACCTTTTCGCTCGGAAGTTTCATCCAAGCGCGCTGGAGCCCTTGTTGAACCTCACATCGACGGTAATGGAATTTTGA